One region of Glycine max cultivar Williams 82 chromosome 9, Glycine_max_v4.0, whole genome shotgun sequence genomic DNA includes:
- the LOC100783260 gene encoding tRNA methyltransferase 10 homolog A-like produces the protein MPESPGGGDAGAPPQTTETENRKTDQTAADPPVLSKNARKKLAKQQRFEAKKAEKKAAAKEQKRRDVERKRKEWEESLAGVSEEEKAKLIESRRNLRKERMEKRSQEKEDKRERLTVAREKGQNVVVDLQFSHLMNPNEIHSLVQQIMYCYAVNGRCASPAHLWLTGCEGEMDSGLKRIPGFDKWIIEKENRSYIEALSDRKEDLVYLTADSETVLEELDLNKVYVIGGLVDRNRWKGITLKKAEEQGIPTAKLPIGNFMKMSSSQVLTVNQVVEILLKYLETRDWRTSFFAVIPQRKRCQSDSEGNAEDTVEGEEEREQNDDITANKKICAEEVPSNC, from the exons ATGCCGGAATCACCCGGCGGCGGAGACGCCGGCGCTCCACCGCAGACGACGGAGACTGAGAATCGCAAAACCGACCAAACCGCCGCGGATCCTCCGGTCCTCTCAAAGAACGCGCGGAAGAAGCTGGCAAAGCAACAGAGGTTTGAGGCGAAGAAGGCGGAGAAGAAAGCCGCGGCGAAGGAGCAGAAGCGAAGAGACGTAGAGAGAAAGCGCAAGGAGTGGGAAGAGAGCCTCGCCGGGGTCTCCGAAGAGGAGAAAGCGAAGCTGATAGAGTCTCGAAGGAACCTCCGCAAGGAGAGAATGGAAAAGAGGTCACAGGAGAAAGAGGACAAAAGAGAGAGACTCACCGTAGCGAGAGAAAAAGGCCAGAACGTCGTCGTCGATCTCCAGTTCTCTCACCTCATGAACCCTAACGAAATCCACAGCCTCGTGCAGCAG ATTATGTACTGTTATGCGGTGAATGGGAGGTGTGCTTCCCCTGCGCATCTTTGGCTCACCGGCTGCGAAGGGGAAATGGATAGCGGGTTGAAGCGGATTCCGGGGTTTGATAAGTGGATAATTGAGAAGGAGAATAGGTCCTACATTGAAGCCTTGAGTGATCGTAAGGAGGATTTGGTTTATCTCACCGCGGATTCGGAGACTGTACTTGAGGAGCTTGATTTGAACAAGGTTTATGTTATTGGCGGGTTGGTGGATAGGAACCGGTGGAAGGGGATAACGTTGAAGAAAGCAGAGGAGCAAGGTATCCCAACGGCTAAACTCCCCATAGGAAATTTCATGAAGATGTCTAGTTCTCAG GTTCTCACTGTGAATCAAGTGGTAGAAATACTACTCAAGTATTTGGAGACAAGGGATTGGAGAACATCTTTCTTTGCTGTTATCCCTCAACGGAAAAGATGTCAATCCGATTCAGAAGGGAACGCAGAAGATACAGTAGAGGGAGAGGAAGAACGTGAACAAAATGATGATATAACTGCAAATAAAAAGATATGCGCTGAGGAGGTCCCTTCTAACTGTTAG
- the LOC100775397 gene encoding sister chromatid cohesion protein PDS5 homolog A, with product MAQKPHLQLEELGSKLESLPSDDNALTELLKQAASCLTDLDQSPSASTLESMKPFFSAIVTPELLEHQDSDVKLLVATCVCEITRITAPEAPYSDDVLKNIFQLIVGTFSGLSDTSGSSFDQRVAILDTLAKYRSCVVMLDLECDDLVNEMFTTFFAVARDDHPEIVLSSMQTIMAVLLEESEDVHQDLLSILLSMLGRGKTDVTGAARKLSMNVIQQSMEKLEPSIKQFLLSLMSGGSKTMNSQVQYHEVIFDLYCCAPQTLSGVLPYVTEELMADQLETRLKAVNLVGDIIALPGFSTAEAFQPTFSEFLKRLTDRDFGVRMSVLEHVKSCLLSNPSRAEARQIISALCDRLLDFDENFQKQVVDVICDVACHTLNAVPLETVQLVAERLSDKSLLVRKHTLERLAEIYRVFCENNSIAVNPGEYDWIPRKIIRCFYDKDFRSDIIESILCGSLFPSEFSINDIVKRWVEIFSGFDKVEVKALEKILEQKQRLQEEMQKYLVLRQTSQEKDIPEAQKKIVFGFRAMSRSFADPIKAEESFQILDQLQDANIWKILTDLVDPNTSFHQTCVYRDDLLKVVGEKHQLYEFLNTFYIKCSYLLFNKEHVKAILSEINTHKSEENDQHSQSCMNILVIIARFCPDLFSGTEVELVNLLKDNNDMIKEGVLNVLAKAGGTIREQLAVTSSSVDLMLERLCLEGSRRQAKYAVHALAAITKDDGLKSLSVLYKRLVDMLEEKTHLPAVLQSLGCIAQTAMPVFETRESEIEEFIINKILKSDSKEDHSIISWDDKSDLCVLKIYGIKTIVKSYLPIKDAHVRPGIDGLLDILRNMLSYGEISKDLQSSSVDKAHLRLASAKAVLRLSRLWDHKIPVDIFHLTLRATEISFPQARKVFLSKVHKYIKDNLLDAKYACALIFNISGTKDSKPEEFAEDKQNLDDIIHMHYQARAWLLSGQSDANLLTTYPENILPYLVHALANISCPNIDECKDVEAYENIYRQLHLILSMLMQRVEDGKSKVALNKENEIISTITSIFWSIKQSEDVVDSSKSKNSHAICDLGLAITKRLVQKDVDLQGLSPLVSLPPMLYKACEKESDPMVSGVKSWLADGSVLAHFISLELEMVPSQLAKDDSLKDSEKDKNEMPLGKIIKDIKSQGTKGKKVKKKKAVPAETKKAENDIDILNMVREINLDNLGSSTNFEASNGHENSLSKKLQKDPECATIKKRKAEVTLVPVPKRKRSSFAHGKSRSNSTPPKGPPRVSGEDSSEVKFPLGAKFNPDTHSKQRKKVKDNEASIEAKVKASKSYHDNDSDKSEEHGMKSPDNTKPTDKSKNNNLKSSIGSAKKLKRKSIGGLAKCTTKEEESDAEDLIGCRIKVWWPLDKKFYEGTVKSYDSLKRKHVILYKDGDVEVLNLEKEQWKLIASKPTKKLKLSKTVSSPEVSTGKKQRSSSGSASRKTKKIDNGKKSPSKHVKHGRKGASKINSHHEDAKESSELSNPEDISKAEINSGGSEAEQAEGSEIIVTKQKKSNKKAKSVSRGKKLKKEKSLRYRKESDEEKQESDQEKQDHGERLSEGNAPQGDQNDDAESSSKETGGNESRGALGENDNGEESDSGGNQNDSDGESSPREVEKSPIESASPDGAKIAEVSDDEPLSKWRRPSGKKSSGQKR from the exons ATGGCGCAGAAGCCTCACCTTCAGCTCGAGGAGCTGGGATCCAAGCTCGAATCTCTTCCCTCCGACGACAACGCTCTCACCGAGCTTCTTAAG CAAGCAGCATCATGTCTTACTGACTTGGATCAATCACCATCAGCTTCAACATTAGAGTCAATGAAGCCCTTTTTTAGTGCAATTGTTACGCCAGAATTGCTGGAGCACCAGGATAGTGATGTCAAGCTTCTAGTTGCAACATGTGTTTGTGAGATAACTCGGATCACTGCACCTGAGGCTCCTTACAGTGATGATGTTCTAAAG AACATCTTTCAGTTGATTGTGGGCACTTTTAGTGGTCTGAGTGATACAAGTGGTTCATCGTTTGACCAGAGAGTTGCTATACTGGATACTCTTGCGAAATATAGATCATGTGTTGTAATGTTGGATCTTGAATGTGATGATCTGGTGAATGAAATGTTCACTACTTTCTTTGCAGTTGCCAG AGATGATCATCCAGAAATTGTTCTGTCATCCATGCAAACTATAATGGCTGTTCTTTTAGAAGAGAGTGAGGATGTTCATCAGGATCTTTTATCTATTCTATTGTCTATGTTAGGTCGTGGCAAAACC GATGTTACTGGGGCCGCAAGGAAGCTTTCCATGAATGTCATACAGCAATCCATGGAAAAACTTGAACCAAGCATTAAACAATTTTTGCTATCATTAATGTCTGGAGGCAGCAAGACAATGAACAGTCAAGTTCAATACCATGAAGTTATATTTGATCTCTATTGCTGTGCTCCTCAGACCCTATCCGGAGTTCTTCCTTATGTCACAGAAGAGCTAATG GCTGATCAGCTGGAAACTCGTTTGAAAGCAGTGAACTTGGTTGGCGATATAATTGCTCTACCTGGATTCTCCACTGCTGAAGCATTTCAGCCTACATTTTCAGAGTTTTTAAAGAGATTGACTGATAGAGATTTTGGGGTTCGCATGTCTGTCCTTGAGCATGTAAAGAGTTGTCTGCTGTCAAATCCTTCAAGGGCTGAAGCTCGTCAAATAATCT CTGCTCTTTGTGATCGGCTACTGGATTTTGATGAAAACTTTCAAAAGCAAGTTGTGGATGTTATCTGTGATGTGGCATGTCATACCCTAAATGCAGTCCCTCTTGAAACTGTGCAACTCGTTGCTGAGCGGCTTAGTGATAAATCT CTACTTGTTAGAAAACATACCTTGGAGAGATTGGCTGAGATTTATCGAGTTTTTTGTGAGAATAATTCCATTGCAGTTAATCCCGGTGAATATGACTGGATTCCAAGGAAGATAATTAGATGTTTCTATGACAAAGATTTCAG ATCAGATATAATTGAATCTATTCTATGTGGGTCCCTGTTTCCATCAGAGTTTTCAATCAATGATATAGTTAAACGTTGGGTTGAGATTTTCTCTGGATTTGATAAAGTGGAGGTCAAGGCTCTTGAAAAGATACTTGAGCAAAAACAAAG GTTACAGGAAGAGATGCAAAAGTATCTAGTTCTGAGGCAGACTAGTCAG GAAAAAGACATTCCTGAGGCCCAAAAAAAGATAGTGTTTGGTTTCCGTGCAATGTCCCGTTCATTTGCTGATCCAATAAAGGCTGAAGAGAGTTTCCAGATTCTTGATCAATTACAAGATGCTAATATCTGGAAAATTTTGACAGATCTTGTTGATCCAAATACTAGCTTCCATCAAACTTGTGTATACAGG GATGATTTGCTTAAAGTAGTTGGTGAAAAACATCAGCTCTATGAATTTCTGAATACCTTCTATATAAAGTGTTCCTATTTGCTTTTCAACAAGGAGCATGTAAAAGCTATTCTTTCAGAAATCAACACACATAAATCTGAAGAGAATGATCAGCATAGTCAATCTTGTATGAATATATTGGTG ATAATTGCTCGTTTCTGTCCAGATCTTTTTAGTGGCACTGAGGTGGAGTTGGTGAATTTACTGAAGGATAATAATGATATGATTAAAGAGGGTGTTTTAAATGTTTTGGCAAAGGCTGGTGGTACTATTCGTGAACAGCTGGCAGTTACATCAAG TTCTGTAGACCTTATGTTGGAGAGACTATGTTTAGAAGGCAGTCGGAGACAGGCTAAGTATGCTGTGCATGCTCTGGCTGCAATAACAAAGGATGATGGCCTCAAGTCCCTTTCTGTTCTGTACAAG AGACTTGTAGATATGCTGGAGGAAAAAACACATCTACCTGCTGTATTGCAGTCTCTGGGGTGTATAGCACAGACTGCAATGCCTGTATTTGAAACTAGAGAGAGTGAAATTgaagaatttataataaacaagaTTCTGAAAAGTGATAGT AAAGAAGACCACTCAATAATATCTTGGGATGATAAAAGCGATCTTTGTGTTTTGAAG ATATATGGCATCAAAACCATAGTGAAAAGCTACTTGCCAATCAAAGATGCTCATGTTCGTCCTGGTATAGATGGTCTTTTGGATATCCTGAGAAACATGCTGTCTTATGGTGAAATATCAAAGGACTTACAGTCAAG CTCAGTTGATAAGGCCCATTTGAGGCTTGCTTCTGCAAAGGCAGTTCTTCGTTTGTCAAGGCTTTGGGATCACAAGATACCTGTTGATATTTTCCACTTAACTTTAAGAGCAACGGAG ATTAGCTTCCCTCAAGCTAGGAAGGTTTTCTTAAGCAAAgttcataaatatataaaagacaaCCTGTTAGATGCCAAATATGCATGTGCCCTTATATTTAACATATCTGGAACCAAGGATTCCAAGCCAGAGGAGTTTGCAGAG GACAAGCAAAACCTGGATGACATTATTCATATGCATTACCAAGCAAGGGCTTGGCTGCTTTCTGGACAATCAGATGCAAATTTGTTGACCACTTACCCTGAAAACATCCTTCCATACCTAGTTCATGCCCTTGCTAACATATCCTGCCCCAATATTGACGAGTGCAAGGATGTTGAAGCATATGAAAATATATACAG GCAATTACACTTGATACTGTCAATGCTAATGCAAAGAGTTGAAGATGGCAAGTCAAAAGTAGCTCTTAACAAAGAGAACGAAATTATATCTACCATCACTTCTATCTTTTGGAGTATTAAGCAATCTGAAGATGTGGTTGATTCATCAAAATCGAAG AATTCGCATGCCATATGTGACCTTGGGTTAGCAATCACTAAGCGACTAGTGCAGAAGGATGTTGATTTGCAAGGATTGTCTCCTTTAGTTTCTCTACCTCCAATGCTATACAAAGCATGTGAGAAGGAAAGTGACCCCAtg GTAAGTGGAGTGAAATCCTGGTTGGCTGATGGAAGTGTCTTGGCTCACTTTATATCACTTGAGTTAGAAATG GTTCCATCCCAATTAGCTAAGGATGACTCTTTAAAGGACAgtgaaaaagacaaaaatgaaaTGCCCCTGGGGAAAATAATAAAGGACATAAAATCTCAGGGAACCAAGGGCAAAaaggtgaaaaagaaaaaggctgTGCCAGCTGAAACAAAAAAGGCCGAAAATGATATCGATATCTTGAATATGGTCAGAGAAATTAATTTAGATAACTTGGGATCATCCACTAATTTTGAAGCAAGTAATGGTCATGAAAATTCCTTGAGTAAGAAGTTGCAGAAGGATCCAGAGTGTGCAACAATTAAAAAACGAAAAGCAGAAGTGACCCTGGTTCCAGTGCCTAAACGGAAGCGGTCTTCCTTTGCCCATGGAAAATCAAGGTCAAATAGTACTCCACCAAAGGGTCCTCCAAGAGTTTCAGGGGAAGACTCTTCTGAAGTGAAGTTTCCGTTGGGTGCAAAATTCAACCCTGATACACATagcaaacaaaggaaaaaggtTAAAGACAATGAGGCCTCAATAGAAGCAAAAGTTAAGGCCTCCAAGAGCTATCATGACAATGACTCTGACAAATCTGAAGAGCATGGCATGAAG AGTCCTGATAATACAAAGCCAACTGACAAGTCCAAAAATAACAATCTCAAGTCATCCATAGGATCTGCTAAAAAGctgaaaagaaaaagtattggAGGATTGGCTAAG TGTacaacaaaggaagaagaaagtgatGCTGAAGATCTAATTGGCTGCAGAATTAAAGTTTGGTGGCCTTTGGATAAGAA ATTTTATGAAGGCACTGTTAAGTCTTATGACTCTTTAAAGAGGAAACATGTG ATATTATATAAGGATGGGGATGTAGAAGTTCTCAATTTGGAAAAGGAGCAATGGAAGCTTATTGCCAGCAAACCTACTAAG AAGCTAAAGCTCTCAAAAACTGTCTCTTCCCCTGAAGT GTCTACTGGGAAGAAGCAGAGAAGTTCTAGTGGTTCAGCAAgtagaaagacaaaaaaaat AGATAATGGTAAGAAATCTCCTAGCAAGCATGTAAAACATGGACGAAAAGGTGCCTCAAAAATTAATTCCCATCATGAGGATGCCAAAGAGAGTTCTGAGTTATCAAACCCTGAAGATATATCTAAAGCTGAGATTAACTCAG GTGGTTCTGAAGCAGAACAGGCTGAAGGGTCTGAAATAATTGTAACTAAGCAGAAGAAATCTAACAAGAAAGCAAAATCAGTTTCACGTGGAAAGAAACTTAAGAAAGAGAAGAGCTTAAGGTATAGGAAAGAATCAGATGAAGAGAAGCAGGAATCCGACCAAGAGAAGCAGGATCATGGTGAGAGGCTTTCTGAAGGGAATGCCCCACAAGGAGATCAAAATGATGATGCAGAAAGTAGTTCAAAAGAGACAGGAGGCAATGAATCAAGAGGAGCTTTGGGGGAAAATGATAATGGAGAAGAATCAGATTCTGGAGGGAATCAAAATGACAGTGATGGGGAAAGTAGTCCTAGAGAAGTGGAAAAATCACCTATAGAGTCAGCAAGTCCTGATGGTGCCAAAATTGCTGAAGTTTCTGATGATGAGCCACTG AGCAAATGGAGGCGTCCCTCGGGAAAGAAAAGCTCAGGGCAAAAACGGTGA